In Gordonia iterans, the following proteins share a genomic window:
- a CDS encoding ACP S-malonyltransferase, whose translation MLTLLAPGQGSQTPGMLTEWLTDAEAADRIAAWSEATGLDLTALGTTATAEEITDTAVTQPLVVVSALLSYAQLRARHGRIPADTVVAGHSVGELAAAAISGVITDDEAVRLAAIRGAEMAKACALVPTTMAAVLGGDETEVLARLAEYELVPANRNAAGQIVAAGSVDGVDQLIASPPEKARIRKLAVAGAFHTNFMAPAQEAVAAAAAQITPRDPQFTLLSNSDGLPVTSGADALNKLVNQVTSPVRWDLCSQYLREHETDAIIELAPGGTLVGIAKRELKGVPARAVKVPGDLDELPLPVLG comes from the coding sequence GTGCTTACGTTGCTCGCGCCCGGACAGGGCTCCCAGACTCCCGGCATGTTGACCGAGTGGTTGACCGACGCCGAGGCCGCTGATCGCATCGCCGCTTGGTCGGAGGCGACCGGACTGGACCTCACCGCTCTCGGCACCACGGCGACCGCGGAGGAGATCACCGACACCGCGGTGACTCAACCGCTCGTGGTCGTGTCCGCACTGCTCTCTTACGCCCAGCTGCGCGCTCGCCACGGCCGGATCCCGGCCGACACGGTCGTCGCGGGCCACTCGGTGGGTGAGCTCGCCGCCGCAGCGATCTCCGGCGTCATCACCGACGACGAGGCCGTTCGGCTGGCCGCCATCCGCGGCGCCGAGATGGCCAAGGCGTGCGCACTGGTGCCGACCACCATGGCCGCGGTGCTCGGCGGCGACGAGACCGAGGTCCTCGCGCGCCTGGCCGAGTACGAACTGGTGCCGGCGAACCGCAACGCCGCCGGCCAGATCGTCGCCGCAGGCAGCGTCGACGGCGTCGACCAGCTCATCGCGAGTCCCCCGGAGAAGGCCCGCATCCGCAAGCTTGCCGTCGCCGGCGCCTTCCACACCAACTTCATGGCTCCGGCGCAAGAGGCCGTCGCCGCCGCCGCCGCGCAGATCACCCCGCGCGACCCCCAGTTCACGCTGCTGTCCAACTCGGACGGCCTGCCCGTGACCTCGGGCGCCGACGCGCTGAACAAGCTCGTCAACCAGGTCACCAGCCCGGTGCGCTGGGACCTGTGCTCGCAGTACCTGCGCGAGCACGAGACCGACGCGATCATCGAACTCGCGCCGGGCGGCACCCTCGTCGGCATCGCCAAGCGCGAGCTCAAGGGCGTGCCCGCACGCGCCGTCAAGGTCCCCGGCGACCTCGACGAGCTGCCTCTCCCCGTACTTGGATAG
- the acpM gene encoding meromycolate extension acyl carrier protein AcpM, translated as MAATQEQLIAGIAEIIEEVTGIEPSEVTLEKSFVDDLDIDSLSMVEIAVQVEDKYGVKVPDEDLAGLRTVGDTVAYIQKLEAENPEAAAAIAAQIEADQN; from the coding sequence ATGGCTGCTACTCAGGAACAACTCATCGCCGGTATCGCCGAGATCATCGAAGAGGTCACCGGCATCGAGCCGTCCGAGGTCACCTTGGAGAAGTCTTTCGTCGACGACCTGGACATCGATTCGCTGTCGATGGTCGAGATCGCCGTCCAGGTGGAGGACAAGTACGGCGTCAAGGTCCCGGACGAGGACCTCGCCGGCCTGCGCACCGTCGGCGACACCGTCGCCTACATCCAGAAGCTGGAGGCCGAGAACCCCGAGGCCGCTGCCGCCATCGCGGCCCAGATCGAGGCTGACCAGAACTGA
- a CDS encoding KasA/KasB family beta-ketoacyl-ACP synthase, with the protein MTELRDFSTRGGDFPSVVVTSMVATTSLGVDLDSTWEKLVAGQSGIRELTDDFVTRYGELPCRIGGRLVEDPADEVSRVEARRMAYVERVSHVMSKRLWAQAGEPEVDPERLAVVIGTGQGGGDAMVDAVKAIEQSGNYRKVSPLAVSMAMPNGPAAVAGLNVGARAGVITPVSACSSGAEAIAHAWRHIVMGDADMVVTGGVEGHIDAIPIAAFSMMRAMSTRNDDPAGASRPFDKDRDGFVFGEAAAMMVIEREDHAKARGAHIHARIMGAGITSDGFHLVAPDPSGQGNTRAMKRAMQTAGLDPQDVTHVNAHATSTPIGDTAEALGIRAAVGDHAAIYAPKSALGHSIGAVGALEAVLTVKAVEDGVIPPTLNLETLDPECGDIDVVHGEARRGQIDYALSNSFGFGGHNVALAFGRY; encoded by the coding sequence ATGACCGAACTGCGAGACTTCTCCACCCGGGGTGGAGACTTCCCCAGCGTAGTGGTGACCTCGATGGTCGCCACCACCTCCCTGGGCGTCGACCTTGACTCCACGTGGGAGAAGCTCGTGGCCGGCCAGTCCGGGATCCGCGAGCTCACCGACGACTTCGTCACCCGGTACGGCGAGCTGCCGTGCCGGATCGGCGGTCGGCTGGTCGAGGATCCGGCCGACGAGGTCTCCCGCGTCGAAGCCCGCCGCATGGCGTACGTCGAGCGCGTCTCGCACGTCATGAGCAAGCGCCTGTGGGCGCAGGCCGGCGAGCCCGAGGTCGATCCCGAACGACTGGCCGTGGTGATCGGCACCGGTCAGGGCGGCGGCGACGCGATGGTCGACGCGGTCAAGGCGATCGAACAGTCCGGGAACTACCGCAAGGTGTCGCCGCTGGCGGTCTCCATGGCCATGCCCAACGGTCCCGCGGCGGTGGCCGGGCTCAATGTCGGCGCCCGGGCGGGCGTCATCACCCCGGTCTCGGCGTGTTCGTCTGGCGCCGAGGCGATCGCCCACGCGTGGCGGCACATCGTCATGGGCGACGCCGACATGGTCGTCACCGGCGGCGTCGAGGGTCACATCGACGCGATTCCGATCGCGGCGTTCTCGATGATGCGCGCCATGAGCACGCGGAACGACGACCCGGCCGGCGCATCGCGTCCCTTCGACAAGGACCGCGACGGCTTCGTCTTCGGTGAAGCGGCGGCGATGATGGTCATCGAGCGCGAGGACCACGCCAAGGCGCGCGGCGCCCACATCCACGCCCGGATCATGGGTGCGGGCATCACGTCCGACGGTTTCCACCTCGTGGCGCCGGACCCCTCGGGTCAGGGCAACACCCGCGCCATGAAGCGCGCGATGCAGACCGCCGGCCTGGATCCGCAGGACGTCACGCACGTGAACGCGCACGCCACGTCCACCCCGATCGGCGACACCGCCGAGGCTCTGGGCATCCGGGCGGCGGTGGGCGATCATGCGGCCATCTACGCGCCGAAGTCCGCCCTCGGTCACTCGATCGGCGCCGTCGGCGCCCTCGAGGCCGTGCTCACGGTCAAGGCGGTGGAAGACGGCGTGATCCCGCCGACGCTGAACCTGGAGACCCTCGATCCCGAGTGCGGCGACATCGACGTCGTGCACGGCGAGGCGCGCCGCGGGCAGATCGACTACGCCCTGAGCAACTCCTTCGGTTTCGGCGGCCACAACGTCGCACTGGCCTTCGGCCGGTACTGA